In a genomic window of Thermogemmata fonticola:
- a CDS encoding DUF1573 domain-containing protein: MNDALLCTCSSILLLIYSPFLCHTQDGSHLICTQPVVDKGRCKAGVVLSHTFELKNVGQELLVIRRVESACGCIKLAVGAQELRGGEITALTVEIATLTQPDGLQRWPIRLYYQSPSDEKAARERTLELAIQARIVREVDIQPSRLVISTRGATKHTITITDHRPRTFTIRRISSVSPFVTATILKHADSRHEIMVQVQDQLPEGEHDGSVSIWTDDAEYREIRIPVLILRQPNKQVVWTPDEVIFYLQSGQPSSQLVQIRSLTAEPVRIVNAVSDHPAVQVKFPQESRRMTAVRISVSPATVSTSGTALVRVELSKPRAETLLIPIRWAFSNPKR; this comes from the coding sequence ATGAACGACGCGCTGTTATGTACATGCTCCTCTATACTCCTCCTGATATATTCCCCCTTCCTGTGTCACACACAGGACGGGAGTCACCTAATCTGTACCCAGCCAGTCGTCGATAAAGGTCGATGCAAGGCCGGCGTGGTGTTGTCCCACACGTTTGAATTGAAGAACGTCGGTCAAGAATTACTCGTGATCCGCCGAGTCGAGAGCGCCTGCGGGTGTATCAAGCTAGCCGTGGGTGCCCAAGAACTGCGCGGCGGAGAAATCACAGCGCTGACTGTCGAAATCGCCACTTTGACCCAACCGGACGGACTGCAACGCTGGCCCATCCGGCTTTACTACCAGTCCCCATCCGACGAAAAAGCAGCGCGCGAACGCACCCTAGAGTTGGCGATCCAAGCCCGTATCGTCCGGGAAGTCGATATACAACCTTCACGATTGGTCATCAGTACCCGTGGAGCAACAAAACATACAATAACCATCACAGATCATAGGCCGAGAACTTTTACGATTCGCCGGATTTCCTCAGTATCACCATTTGTGACAGCTACAATTCTGAAGCACGCGGATTCACGGCATGAGATCATGGTGCAAGTCCAAGACCAACTGCCCGAGGGAGAGCATGATGGCAGCGTCAGCATTTGGACCGATGACGCCGAGTATCGAGAAATCCGCATTCCCGTGCTCATCCTCCGCCAGCCCAATAAGCAGGTGGTGTGGACGCCAGATGAGGTGATTTTCTACCTCCAATCGGGTCAGCCTTCCTCTCAGCTTGTCCAGATTCGTTCTCTGACTGCTGAGCCGGTCCGGATTGTGAACGCGGTGAGCGATCATCCCGCGGTGCAAGTGAAGTTTCCCCAAGAGTCCCGTCGAATGACTGCTGTGCGGATCAGTGTATCTCCGGCCACAGTTTCCACCTCTGGGACAGCACTGGTCCGCGTAGAATTGTCCAAACCGCGAGCTGAGACGTTATTGATTCCTATCCGTTGGGCCTTTAGTAACCCCAAACGTTAA